A portion of the Chromobacterium sp. IIBBL 290-4 genome contains these proteins:
- a CDS encoding phage tail assembly chaperone: MAQYKLTARPDIVLNMETGATIPEGVWLWNQYQDWLAAGNTPLPVDLPDRGLLASQVRVQRDSHLFATEWLVQRHRDEIDLGRPATLNQETFNQLMAYRQALRDVPLQTGFPERVDWPKVPSCHGMN; the protein is encoded by the coding sequence ATGGCCCAGTATAAATTAACGGCTAGACCGGACATAGTTCTAAATATGGAAACGGGGGCAACGATTCCAGAGGGTGTTTGGCTTTGGAATCAATATCAGGACTGGCTTGCAGCTGGCAATACGCCATTGCCTGTGGATCTGCCAGACAGAGGGCTGTTAGCGAGTCAAGTTCGCGTTCAGCGAGATTCTCATCTATTCGCAACAGAATGGTTAGTCCAGCGCCATCGCGATGAAATTGACCTGGGTCGCCCTGCCACGCTTAATCAAGAGACGTTTAACCAACTGATGGCGTATCGCCAAGCCTTGCGCGATGTGCCGTTGCAAACAGGTTTTCCTGAACGAGTGGATTGGCCCAAGGTTCCGTCCTGTCATGGAATGAATTAG
- a CDS encoding efflux transporter outer membrane subunit, whose translation MLKRALIPAAVALALSACAVGPDYSRPKVELPAAQAGAPNPALSADWWQRFDDATLNQLIAEALKNNADLQLAAARVEQAAAQAGIARAALLPALNANAGYQSGRSSSQLASPGAPLVNDVRVANLTAAWELDLWGKLRRSNEAARASYAASRYDRDAAQLALSAQVAQTYFQLRAFDAQLDIAKRTLQSREESLRLQTKRFHGGLISELEQRQAEAEAAAARASVPQIARSLEQTETALGVLLGHSPKQLADGNLQRGKDINSLATPPDVPANLPSSLLERRPDVASSEQQLIAANARIGVAKAAYFPSISLTGALGSQSLSLDSLFTSATRTWSFAGNAAAPIFNFGATGYNVDAASAVQKQALAQYQKTVQTAFKDALDALAANSTSRDIVAAQTTQLNAVDRALKLAGLRYDNGYASYLDVLDAQRSSFQAQLNLVSAKLDRLNATISVYKALGGGWEASKP comes from the coding sequence ATGCTTAAGCGCGCCCTGATACCCGCCGCCGTCGCGCTGGCGCTGTCGGCCTGCGCGGTGGGCCCCGACTACAGCCGGCCCAAGGTCGAGCTGCCGGCCGCCCAGGCCGGCGCGCCAAACCCGGCGCTCAGCGCCGACTGGTGGCAGCGCTTCGACGACGCTACGCTGAACCAGCTGATCGCCGAGGCGCTGAAAAACAACGCCGACCTGCAACTGGCCGCCGCCCGCGTCGAGCAAGCCGCCGCCCAGGCTGGCATCGCCCGCGCCGCGCTGCTGCCGGCGCTTAACGCCAACGCCGGCTACCAGAGCGGCCGCAGCTCCAGCCAGCTGGCCAGCCCCGGCGCGCCGCTGGTCAACGATGTCCGCGTCGCCAACCTGACGGCGGCGTGGGAGCTGGACCTGTGGGGCAAGCTGCGCCGCAGCAACGAAGCGGCCCGCGCCAGCTACGCGGCCAGCCGCTACGACCGCGACGCGGCCCAGTTGGCCCTGAGCGCGCAAGTGGCGCAGACCTACTTCCAGCTGCGCGCCTTCGACGCCCAGCTGGACATCGCCAAGCGCACGCTGCAAAGCCGCGAGGAATCGCTGCGCCTGCAAACCAAGCGCTTTCACGGCGGCCTGATCTCCGAGCTGGAACAGCGCCAGGCCGAAGCCGAAGCCGCAGCGGCGCGCGCTTCCGTGCCGCAGATCGCCCGCTCGCTGGAGCAGACCGAAACAGCGCTGGGCGTGCTGCTGGGCCATAGCCCCAAGCAGCTGGCGGATGGCAATCTGCAACGCGGCAAGGACATCAACAGCCTGGCCACGCCGCCGGACGTGCCGGCCAACCTGCCCTCCAGCCTGCTGGAGCGCCGGCCGGACGTGGCGTCCAGCGAGCAGCAGTTGATCGCCGCCAACGCCCGCATCGGCGTGGCCAAGGCGGCTTACTTCCCCAGCATCAGCCTGACCGGCGCGCTGGGGTCGCAAAGCCTGTCGCTGGACAGCCTGTTCACCAGCGCCACCCGCACCTGGAGCTTCGCCGGCAACGCCGCCGCGCCCATCTTCAACTTCGGCGCCACCGGCTACAACGTGGACGCCGCCAGCGCCGTCCAGAAGCAGGCGCTGGCGCAATACCAGAAGACGGTGCAAACGGCGTTCAAGGACGCGCTGGACGCGCTCGCCGCCAACAGCACCTCCCGCGACATCGTCGCCGCGCAAACCACCCAGCTGAACGCTGTGGACCGCGCGCTCAAACTGGCCGGCCTGCGCTACGACAACGGCTACGCCAGCTATCTGGACGTGCTGGACGCGCAGCGCAGCAGCTTCCAGGCCCAGCTCAACCTGGTGAGCGCCAAGCTGGACCGCCTCAACGCCACCATCAGCGTCTACAAGGCGCTGGGCGGCGGGTGGGAGGCGAGTAAGCCTTAA